A stretch of Procambarus clarkii isolate CNS0578487 chromosome 20, FALCON_Pclarkii_2.0, whole genome shotgun sequence DNA encodes these proteins:
- the LOC123755372 gene encoding ras GTPase-activating protein raskol isoform X6 codes for MEAKGIPNKKKYYCILNLDSSQYGRTCSKQKLDMCFWGEYFELVPPPQVSTVCIELMREPDKRSASKRIGTVEIYLKPSSPGRTALEEQWYPVKGDKQEREVPALRIKHRFQSVDILPLPQYGSFRQYLKENSTSLCQLLEPVVSVKAKEDIATALINIMQAEKCAIPFLVNLVFTDIQRMAENEHLLFRGNSVATKAIEAYMKLVGEQYLHGTLREPVQALITAAEDLEVDPLRITNIQSLQAQRNALKQRVSAIWEKILQSGRNFPVELRNVFHTLRERLSHQEKCELTDNLISSCVFLRFLCPAVLSPSLFNITKEYPDERAGRNLTLVAKTLQTLANFTIFQGKENFMEFLNDFINKEQDRCRSFLRSISSTSTEEDSTLEFDGTIDLGKHLALLHLHLADALAKINTQGYESEASRVLALVDDISTLLGGDHNGAPLVSRQASTHALVCTPPLVSNPSLMATPTHISNNYMREDCVDGLVESPLRGGLIGGVTVGMGLPPTATLKSQSLPRAVTPVYSQHQMASGSPGPNFYRQKTAANDLSTNDEYVLITAFDHRTEPQNYMCPSIEANNNNTPLTDVRLSNGNTYYMAEVAPPESPLRQSGSPGLNHPGVLHQPIRGHLHASHQPRLHPRATTMSTRSHSLSGVTPVGERRGLYQDECSELYSYMDSCSHQIHALCMDSENNIQGSQTSISQLSNIASSGYQSFAYSQSSSPVDSLLHTDNSSLLSRENGNPGLPGLRQILHGSPLASPLHHPAASKHRAVAVHPAHLGYAGHVSLHGTPRHIPRVPPPKGSPNSSLSSSQSVEDLSSLRRGRTRQRRSASSSSDSSPDTRPASHSHAHSRRPHAHPPRTNPHCSPRLAPNPTLRQELRARSRNDRSISARRGRNNRSCDREDIPRGPTHCYEDSEDDVSVVTRSSGGAGVGSWVKDGRHISQEEYQLPLNIAPQNILDQQEDQMRIIVERLMSMEQEFRHEQEIMRREMHNKDARIDAQAKKIAALDSANTKLIRTIASLSSRSGEMKQELPGDTTIDSCNASDTSDYKSSSC; via the exons ATACTACTGCATACTCAATCTGGATTCGTCACAGTATGGACGTACCTGTTCCAAACAAAAGTTGGACATGTGTTTCTGGGGGGAGTACTTTGAGCTAGTTCCCCCTCCACAG GTCTCTACCGTCTGCATAGAGCTTATGAGAGAACCAGACAAAAGGTCCGCAAGTAAAAGAATAGGGACAGTAGAAATTTATTTAAAACCGTCCAGTCCAGGGCGAACCGCTCTGGAGGAACAGTGGTATCCAGTAAAGGGTGATAAGCAAGAGAGAGAAGTACCTGCTCTAAGAATCAAGCACAG ATTTCAGTCTGTGGATATATTGCCTCTGCCTCAATATGGTTCCTTTCGTCAATACCTCAAAGAAAATTCAACATCTCTCTGCCAATTACTGGAGCCTGTTGTATCTGTCAAAGCAAAGGAAGATATTGCAACAGCTCTCATTAATATCATGCAGGCAGAAAAATGTGCTATCCCTTTCCTCGTCAACCTTGTTTTTACAGACATCCAGCgaatgg CCGAAAATGAGCATCTCCTCTTCCGTGGAAACAGTGTAGCCACAAAGGCCATTGAAGCATACATGAAGTTAGTTGGCGAGCAGTATCTTCACGGTACCTTAAGAGAGCCTGTTCAGGCTCTTATTACAGCAGCAGAGGATCTAGAAGTCGACCCTCTCCGAATTACTAACATTCAGTCTCTTCAGGCTCAACGAAATGCTCTGAAACAACGTGTTTCTGCTATATGGGAGAAGATTCTTCAGTCTGGTCGGAATTTCCCTGT GGAACTGCGGAATGTGTTCCACACACTGCGAGAGAGACTCTCTCACCAGGAGAAATGCGAACTGACCGATAACCTCATCTCATCATGCGTATTCCTCCGGTTCCTTTGTCCTGCTGTGCTCTCACCGTCACTCTTCAATATAACTAAAG AGTACCCGGATGAGCGTGCTGGAAGGAACCTGACACTGGTGGCAAAGACACTTCAAACCCTGGCCAATTTCACCATATTCCAGGGAAAAGAAAACTTTATGGAATTCCTGAATGACTTTATAAATAAGGAACAGGATCGATGCAGAAGTTTTCTGCGATCAATCTCG AGTACTTCTACTGAAGAAGACAGCACTCTCGAGTTTGATGGCACGATTGATCTGGGGAAGCATCTGGCACTTCTCCACCTACATCTTGCTGATGCACTTGCCAAAATAAATACCCAG GGTTACGAGAGCGAAGCTAGCAGGGTTCTTGCTCTCGTTGATGACATCAGTACCCTATTGGGTGGAGACCACAATGGAGCACCTCTTGTGTCACGACAAGCGTCTACACATGCCCTAGTGTGTACCCCACCTCTTGTGTCCAACCCATCACTCatggctacacccacacacatcagTAACAATTACAT GAGAGAAGACTGTGTGGATGGTTTAGTAGAGAGTCCACTGAGGGGAGGATTGATTGGGGGAGTTACTGTCGGCATGGGTCTTCCGCCCACCGCCACACTGAAGTCACAGTCACTTCCACGAGCTGTAACTCCAGTCTACTCCCAACACCAGATG GCCAGTGGGAGCCCTGGGCCAAATTTCTATCGACAGAAGACTGCAGCAAATGATCTATCTACCAATGATGAATACGTTCTCATAACAGCATTTGACCATCGCACTGAACCACAAAACTATATGTGCCCCTCTAT AGAAGCAAATAACAACAATACACCCTTGACTGATGTGCGTCTCAGTAATGGAAACACATATTATATGGCGGAAGTAGCCCCACCAGAGTCTCCTCTACGACAAAGTGGCTCACCAGGACTTAATCATCCAGGAGTTCTTCACCAGCCCATACGTGGCCACCTACATGCTTCCCACCAACCACGTCTACATCCCAG AGCCACAACCATGTCTACAAGAAGCCATTCATTGAGTGGAGTTACACCAGTCGGTGAAAGGCGTGGGTTATATCAAGACGAATGTTCAGAATTATACAGCTACATGGATTCATGCTCACACCAAATACATGCTCTCTGCATGGACAGTGAAAATAATATTCAGGGATCTCAAACATCAATCTCTCAGCTTTCAAATATTGCATCCTCAGGATACCAAAGCTTTGCATATTCGCAATCATCATCCCCAGTTGACTCTCTTTTGCATACGGATAATTCCAGTTTACTGTCGCGTGAAAATGGAAATCCAGGATTGCCTGGTCTCAGACAAATTCTGCATGGATCCCCACTAG CCTCACCCTTGCATCATCCAGCTGCTTCCAAGCATCGTGCTGTGGCAGTACACCCAGCACACTTAGGGTATGCAGGACATGTGTCACTTCATGGTACACCAAGACACATCCCTAGAGTCCCTCCACCCAAAG GGAGTCCAAACAGCAGCCTCAGTTCCTCGCAGAGTGTAGAGGATCTGTCTTCGCTTCGCCGGGGCCGCACCCGCCAACGTCGCTCTGCTTCATCATCTTCCGATTCTTCTCCTGATACTCGTCCTGCCTCACACTCTCATGCCCATTCTCGCCGTCCTCATGCTCACCCCCCTCGCACCAATCCCCACTGTTCTCCACGCTTGGCACCAAACCCAACGTTAAGGCAGGAACTTAGAGCCAGGTCTCGCAACGACCGTAGCATTAGTGCAAGAAGAGGAAGAAATAATAG ATCTTGCGACAGAGAGGACATCCCCCGTGGACCCACTCACTGTTATGAGGACTCCGAAGACGATGTAAGCGTTGTGACTAGGTCATCAGGAGGAGCTGGTGTGGGCAGCTGGGTGAAGGATGGGAGGCACATTAGTCAGGAAGAATACCAGTTGCCTCTTAATATAGCTCCACAAAATATACTGGACCAACAAGAAGATCAAATGAGAATTATAGTGGAGAG GCTAATGAGCATGGAGCAAGAGTTCCGCCACGAGCAAGAGATAATGCGAAGAGAGATGCATAATAAGGATGCTCGTATTGATGCTCAAGCAAAGAAGATTGCAGCCCTGGATTCAGCCAACACAAAACTCATCCGCACTATTGCTTCTCTTAGTTCACG atctGGAGAAATGAAGCAAGAACTGCCTGGTGACACCACCATTGATTCCTGCAATGCATCCGACACATCCGATTACAAAAGCTCCTCCTGTTGA
- the LOC123755372 gene encoding ras GTPase-activating protein raskol isoform X5, producing the protein MSIALILTRNQQNQDETRRTENTLKIWIMEAKGIPNKKKYYCILNLDSSQYGRTCSKQKLDMCFWGEYFELVPPPQVSTVCIELMREPDKRSASKRIGTVEIYLKPSSPGRTALEEQWYPVKGDKQEREVPALRIKHRFQSVDILPLPQYGSFRQYLKENSTSLCQLLEPVVSVKAKEDIATALINIMQAEKCAIPFLVNLVFTDIQRMAENEHLLFRGNSVATKAIEAYMKLVGEQYLHGTLREPVQALITAAEDLEVDPLRITNIQSLQAQRNALKQRVSAIWEKILQSGRNFPVELRNVFHTLRERLSHQEKCELTDNLISSCVFLRFLCPAVLSPSLFNITKEYPDERAGRNLTLVAKTLQTLANFTIFQGKENFMEFLNDFINKEQDRCRSFLRSISSTSTEEDSTLEFDGTIDLGKHLALLHLHLADALAKINTQGYESEASRVLALVDDISTLLGGDHNGAPLVSRQASTHALVCTPPLVSNPSLMATPTHISNNYMREDCVDGLVESPLRGGLIGGVTVGMGLPPTATLKSQSLPRAVTPVYSQHQMASGSPGPNFYRQKTAANDLSTNDEYVLITAFDHRTEPQNYMCPSIEANNNNTPLTDVRLSNGNTYYMAEVAPPESPLRQSGSPGLNHPGVLHQPIRGHLHASHQPRLHPRATTMSTRSHSLSGVTPVGERRGLYQDECSELYSYMDSCSHQIHALCMDSENNIQGSQTSISQLSNIASSGYQSFAYSQSSSPVDSLLHTDNSSLLSRENGNPGLPGLRQILHGSPLASPLHHPAASKHRAVAVHPAHLGYAGHVSLHGTPRHIPRVPPPKGSPNSSLSSSQSVEDLSSLRRGRTRQRRSASSSSDSSPDTRPASHSHAHSRRPHAHPPRTNPHCSPRLAPNPTLRQELRARSRNDRSISARRGRNNRSCDREDIPRGPTHCYEDSEDDVSVVTRSSGGAGVGSWVKDGRHISQEEYQLPLNIAPQNILDQQEDQMRIIVERLMSMEQEFRHEQEIMRREMHNKDARIDAQAKKIAALDSANTKLIRTIASLSSRSGEMKQELPGDTTIDSCNASDTSDYKSSSC; encoded by the exons ATACTACTGCATACTCAATCTGGATTCGTCACAGTATGGACGTACCTGTTCCAAACAAAAGTTGGACATGTGTTTCTGGGGGGAGTACTTTGAGCTAGTTCCCCCTCCACAG GTCTCTACCGTCTGCATAGAGCTTATGAGAGAACCAGACAAAAGGTCCGCAAGTAAAAGAATAGGGACAGTAGAAATTTATTTAAAACCGTCCAGTCCAGGGCGAACCGCTCTGGAGGAACAGTGGTATCCAGTAAAGGGTGATAAGCAAGAGAGAGAAGTACCTGCTCTAAGAATCAAGCACAG ATTTCAGTCTGTGGATATATTGCCTCTGCCTCAATATGGTTCCTTTCGTCAATACCTCAAAGAAAATTCAACATCTCTCTGCCAATTACTGGAGCCTGTTGTATCTGTCAAAGCAAAGGAAGATATTGCAACAGCTCTCATTAATATCATGCAGGCAGAAAAATGTGCTATCCCTTTCCTCGTCAACCTTGTTTTTACAGACATCCAGCgaatgg CCGAAAATGAGCATCTCCTCTTCCGTGGAAACAGTGTAGCCACAAAGGCCATTGAAGCATACATGAAGTTAGTTGGCGAGCAGTATCTTCACGGTACCTTAAGAGAGCCTGTTCAGGCTCTTATTACAGCAGCAGAGGATCTAGAAGTCGACCCTCTCCGAATTACTAACATTCAGTCTCTTCAGGCTCAACGAAATGCTCTGAAACAACGTGTTTCTGCTATATGGGAGAAGATTCTTCAGTCTGGTCGGAATTTCCCTGT GGAACTGCGGAATGTGTTCCACACACTGCGAGAGAGACTCTCTCACCAGGAGAAATGCGAACTGACCGATAACCTCATCTCATCATGCGTATTCCTCCGGTTCCTTTGTCCTGCTGTGCTCTCACCGTCACTCTTCAATATAACTAAAG AGTACCCGGATGAGCGTGCTGGAAGGAACCTGACACTGGTGGCAAAGACACTTCAAACCCTGGCCAATTTCACCATATTCCAGGGAAAAGAAAACTTTATGGAATTCCTGAATGACTTTATAAATAAGGAACAGGATCGATGCAGAAGTTTTCTGCGATCAATCTCG AGTACTTCTACTGAAGAAGACAGCACTCTCGAGTTTGATGGCACGATTGATCTGGGGAAGCATCTGGCACTTCTCCACCTACATCTTGCTGATGCACTTGCCAAAATAAATACCCAG GGTTACGAGAGCGAAGCTAGCAGGGTTCTTGCTCTCGTTGATGACATCAGTACCCTATTGGGTGGAGACCACAATGGAGCACCTCTTGTGTCACGACAAGCGTCTACACATGCCCTAGTGTGTACCCCACCTCTTGTGTCCAACCCATCACTCatggctacacccacacacatcagTAACAATTACAT GAGAGAAGACTGTGTGGATGGTTTAGTAGAGAGTCCACTGAGGGGAGGATTGATTGGGGGAGTTACTGTCGGCATGGGTCTTCCGCCCACCGCCACACTGAAGTCACAGTCACTTCCACGAGCTGTAACTCCAGTCTACTCCCAACACCAGATG GCCAGTGGGAGCCCTGGGCCAAATTTCTATCGACAGAAGACTGCAGCAAATGATCTATCTACCAATGATGAATACGTTCTCATAACAGCATTTGACCATCGCACTGAACCACAAAACTATATGTGCCCCTCTAT AGAAGCAAATAACAACAATACACCCTTGACTGATGTGCGTCTCAGTAATGGAAACACATATTATATGGCGGAAGTAGCCCCACCAGAGTCTCCTCTACGACAAAGTGGCTCACCAGGACTTAATCATCCAGGAGTTCTTCACCAGCCCATACGTGGCCACCTACATGCTTCCCACCAACCACGTCTACATCCCAG AGCCACAACCATGTCTACAAGAAGCCATTCATTGAGTGGAGTTACACCAGTCGGTGAAAGGCGTGGGTTATATCAAGACGAATGTTCAGAATTATACAGCTACATGGATTCATGCTCACACCAAATACATGCTCTCTGCATGGACAGTGAAAATAATATTCAGGGATCTCAAACATCAATCTCTCAGCTTTCAAATATTGCATCCTCAGGATACCAAAGCTTTGCATATTCGCAATCATCATCCCCAGTTGACTCTCTTTTGCATACGGATAATTCCAGTTTACTGTCGCGTGAAAATGGAAATCCAGGATTGCCTGGTCTCAGACAAATTCTGCATGGATCCCCACTAG CCTCACCCTTGCATCATCCAGCTGCTTCCAAGCATCGTGCTGTGGCAGTACACCCAGCACACTTAGGGTATGCAGGACATGTGTCACTTCATGGTACACCAAGACACATCCCTAGAGTCCCTCCACCCAAAG GGAGTCCAAACAGCAGCCTCAGTTCCTCGCAGAGTGTAGAGGATCTGTCTTCGCTTCGCCGGGGCCGCACCCGCCAACGTCGCTCTGCTTCATCATCTTCCGATTCTTCTCCTGATACTCGTCCTGCCTCACACTCTCATGCCCATTCTCGCCGTCCTCATGCTCACCCCCCTCGCACCAATCCCCACTGTTCTCCACGCTTGGCACCAAACCCAACGTTAAGGCAGGAACTTAGAGCCAGGTCTCGCAACGACCGTAGCATTAGTGCAAGAAGAGGAAGAAATAATAG ATCTTGCGACAGAGAGGACATCCCCCGTGGACCCACTCACTGTTATGAGGACTCCGAAGACGATGTAAGCGTTGTGACTAGGTCATCAGGAGGAGCTGGTGTGGGCAGCTGGGTGAAGGATGGGAGGCACATTAGTCAGGAAGAATACCAGTTGCCTCTTAATATAGCTCCACAAAATATACTGGACCAACAAGAAGATCAAATGAGAATTATAGTGGAGAG GCTAATGAGCATGGAGCAAGAGTTCCGCCACGAGCAAGAGATAATGCGAAGAGAGATGCATAATAAGGATGCTCGTATTGATGCTCAAGCAAAGAAGATTGCAGCCCTGGATTCAGCCAACACAAAACTCATCCGCACTATTGCTTCTCTTAGTTCACG atctGGAGAAATGAAGCAAGAACTGCCTGGTGACACCACCATTGATTCCTGCAATGCATCCGACACATCCGATTACAAAAGCTCCTCCTGTTGA